In Elusimicrobiota bacterium, the sequence AAACCACCTGCCAACGGGACCAATCGCAGTGGACTATTTTCTGGGCGGCACAGGTTGCCGTTGGCGCATCTCAGCGTTCATCTTGTTGATGCGGTTGATCTCCTCGATCGTCCGCATGGTGCGCTGGATGTCCGCCGAGGCGTTCGGCATGGGAGAAGCAGGGCGTTTCGGCATGAGTCCCGGTTCGTAGACCGGCGGCGCCTTCTGGGCTTGAACCGCTCGATTGAACCGGGCTTTTCGAGTCCGATGGCGGCTGTAAAGGATATAGCTGACGACCAGCAAAACGATGGCCGCGGCAACCAGAAGAAGGGGTTTCCGATTGACCATTAACTCTTGCGCGAGTTTTGTTCGATATCCATCAGCAGGCGGATCACCTCGCCGATGCCGTAGAAGAGCATGAAGTAGAACGCGCCGACAACCAGGGATACAAGCGAGTAGATCCTGGGAGAGCGCGGAGTTCCGCCACCGATCAAGATAATAAAGAAAAAGATCACGCACAGACCGGCTGCGATCCATCCCAACACCCGGAAGGACAAGGAAATCTTGGACAGGGCCCAGTATTTATTTTCAGAGTTCATCATTTTCTCCTTTATAGTCCGTTAACTTTTCAGCGTCGTCATGATCACCCGCTATCAAACATCTATAACAAGCGGTTCCTTGTTTGTCAAGATCTTACGAAATCTTACGAAATCGAGGAAAAAGACGACTTAAGGCCCTTTGAGTGAGCCTTATTAATAAACCGATACGCGTAGTCGTGAAAACTAAGCCCTAAATCGACCGAAGCGACGGAAGATAAATTCTTATTCCATAAACTTCTTAAAATGAACCTCATCCTCTTAAAATCCGTCGAACACAACGAAAGCAAAGTGAAGAGAAGCCTGCCTTTGGTACAAAAAGCAAAAAATCCCTTTTTTTGTCTGCATAAGACGCCTTGACTCCACAAAGCATCCCATCGTTTATAGAGGGAATCATATGAATAGATTTGATTGAGTACCCGGTGGCGGCCTGCATAAAGCTGGTCTGGAGTCATTTGTTTGGGCTGAAAACATACCGTGTCGGTGTTATATCTCCACCACTCCCAATGAAATATCCGATTTTCTTGTTCCAGGCGGGTGAATAACCTGCTCCCCGGAGGAGGCGTAAGGATATTGATCATCGCAAAACCAATATTCGTTTCATCGATAAACTTAATTGTTTCTTCAAAAATAGTTTTATCGTCGGTGTCGTTGCCGAATACAAAGGAACCAAAAACAGCCATTTTATGAGAATGGACTTTTCTGATTACGTCTTTGTATTCGTCAACCTTATTCACCGCCCCTTTATTCATTGAATCAATGCTTTTTTGAGAAACTGATTCGATGCCGACAAAAATAACCCGGCATCCGGCTTGATACATTAAGTCGAGCATTCTGTCGTCTTTCAATCTGTTCACGGAAGATTGACACCACCACGCTTTCATTTTCAGGGGAATTAACCGAGACAACAATTCTTTAGTGAATGGCGGGATCGCCAATATATTGTCGTCGGTGAAAAAGATCAATTTCTCAGGATCGAGTTTCTTCAAGAGCTTGATTTCCGAAATGACGCGTTCGATTTCTTTATGTCGGTAGACTCTCCCATTAAATCGCTTGACCATGCAGAAGTCGCAATCGAACGGGCAACCTCTCCCAATTTGAAGCGTAAAATATGAATAGGCTTTTGGCTCTAAAAAATCCCATTTAGGAATAGGGGATTGGGTTAATTCCGGGAATGCCGAAGCGCGGTAAAATCTTTCTAATTTTCCTTTCTGAAAGTCTTCTACCACCTGTCCCCAGAGTTCTTCGGCTTCGCCGATAACGACTGAATCGCAGTGCTGAATTGCTTCTTCAGGCAGGAGGGAAACATGAATACCTCCCAATATCACTGGAATTCCTCGTTTTCTATATTCATCCGCAATTTCATACGCCCGATTGGCCAGGGACGTGACGACCGTAATCCCTACCAAATCAACTCTTTCATTGAAATTGATTTGTTCGATGCGTTCATCGGTAATAGCTACCTCGACATTGTCCGGAGTGAGTGCAGCCAGAATATATAAAGACAAGTAGGGGCCCCCGGTTTTTTTACCATGTAATCGTACGGCAGTCCCAATATCCCAGAAATCTTCTCCATATTCTGGTTTTCGCGCAGGTGCAATAAGTTTAATTTTCATTTCGTTCTTTTTACTATACCGCGTAACACCTAATCTTTCAATACCTGGTTCTTTAATCAATTTTTCGTCCCAATAAAAATCCGATACTCCAAAACCGTGTTATTTTGCCTAATTGGCTTAACACCGAAGGTGATGGTGACCTGCCATCCTTAGCAGCAGAAACCGGGTGCACTTCGGTAGGAGAGAGCCCGTAAAAAAACAGGTTGACATTAGGTTAAATTACGACGTAATATAACCTCATGATATCTCGATCAATAACCTCGCTTCTAGCCCGATCCAAAAAACACATTTTGTTGTTAGGGCCGCGTCAGACCGGGAAGTCTACGCTGGTTTCGAGTCTGGATCCGGACTTGACCCTGAATTTGGCCCATGAGCCAACCTACCTTGATTTTCTCCGCAATCCACGAGAACTGGAAGAGCGATTGGCTGCTTCTCCGTCCGCCAGAACAATTTTTATCGATGAAGTGCAGCGGCTTCCTTCGCTCTTAAATACGATTCAATCGCTCGTGGATCGACAGGGGAATTCCCGCCGATTTCTATTGACGGGTTCCAGCGCGAGGAAACTGCGTCGCGGTCATGCCAATCTTTTGCCTGGACGGGTGCATACCTATACGCTCGGGCCGCTCATTTCGTTGGAATTGGGATATGCGGTGTCTCTCTCTAAAGCGTTGTCACTGGGGACTCTTCCCGGCGTATGGACCGATCCGGATCAGAATTCTGCCCAAAAAACCCTGCGCTCCTATGCGGGCACTTATCTCAAGGAAGAGATTCAAGCCGAAGGTCTGGCTCGTAACCTGGAGGGGTTTGCCCGCTTTTTGAATATCGCGGCCGCCGCATCGGGGCAATTCCTGGATCTCTCTAAATTGGCGTCGGCCGCGCAGGTGCCGCGGCAATCGGCTGTCCGTTTCTTTGAAATTCTGGAAGACTGTCTGATCGTCCTACGAATCGATGCCTTTGCAAAAAGCGAGCACCGGCGACTCGTCCAGCATCCGCGGTTTTATTTCTTTGATGTGGGGGTCTTGAATGGTTTGCTGGGCAATTTCCATGTGTCTCCGGACCGCCGAGGCTCCCTTTTCGAACACTGGGTCGTGACTCAGCTGATGCATACGGCGCAAGCCCTCGATGTGGAGGTCCGATGGTCGTCCTATCGAACCGAGAGCGGGGCTGAGGTCGATCTCATTTTAGAAAGAGGCCATGAGTTATGCGCGATTGAAGTGAAATCGTCCACCCAGATCGGGTCCAATGACCTGCGTGGTTTACGAAGTTTCGGGGACTACCACAGAAAACCTCACCGTAAAATGGTCCTTTACGCCGGGGAGCATCGAAAACGGTGGGGGGATATCGAACTGTGGCCATGGGCCGAAGGCATTCGCGAGCTATTCACGTCTCGATCAATACCGTTTATGGGTTGAACGGCAAACTCAGCGGTAGAGTGCCATCCTCACACGAGTGCGTTTAACCTTCCACGTGAAATGTTTGAAGTATCCGCCCGTCGACGAAATGAAACCAAAGACAGATCGAAGTAGATAGAAGTTGCTTCCGTGGTGTCGTAATCTGGTGTCGCAAAAATTATCACGCCTGGAGATTGGCGTACCTTACTTCTTTTTCGGTTCGCGCTCCATCGTGGTCAACTTTGCCAATTCGTTTCTCAGATCGCCAAGAACTTCATCCAACGGCGGCAGATCGGCCACAAAGGCTCCCAAAGTGCCCTGCCAATGTGTCCGTGCTTCTGAGATAAGTTCATCGGTAAAGAAGTCGTTCACCGCCCGAAAGCCCACTTTGCGATGTTGGCATTTTTTGCGTAAAAGCGGCAAGAGCCTTTCAGGGGAGAGTGTCTTGCCGTAGGTGGAGAATAAACGCCAAAGGTCATAGTAATCCCTGGCGCGCGGCCGGTTCCAGCCTCTGGTCGTGAGCTTCGAGTGTGTCTGGAGCAACGTTCGTAATTTCTCAGCGACGATTTCCATCAGCTGATAGCCGCGAACTCGAACGGCTAAATTTTCATCATATCCGTGGATTAAGAGGCGCTCATCCGGCGGCAGGATCACCGGTTCATCATGAAATACTTCGACCTTGATCCGGCAAAGCGGCGAGGGATGCCAGGGAAATTGTACGTGGAAAGTGAACGCTTCCTGGCCATGGGGGTGAGGATCCCGTTCCTCGTAGCGCCGGAGCACAACCTCAAAGGGGCCCTGTTCGAGAAGAAGATGTTTGGCTTCTTGACCGGCAGATTCCATGGCGGTCATGAGCGCTTTTCCCTTCGGCGCCTTGATCGCTGAATAATCCAAGTCTTCCGAGAATCGGTAATCGCCGAAGAAAAGCTTCTTCAGCGCTGTCCCGCCTTTGAAGATCAAACACTCTCGCAAAACGGGATGCGTGCTCAAGCCAGCCAAGATATAACTCAGAGCGTAATCTTTTTCAATGACCGGCTGAGGTACTTTAGTTCTTCTGGTTTCTTCGGCGATGCGGGCGCGCAGCGGTTTCATGGTTCGACTTCGC encodes:
- a CDS encoding nucleotidyl transferase AbiEii/AbiGii toxin family protein, with translation MKPLRARIAEETRRTKVPQPVIEKDYALSYILAGLSTHPVLRECLIFKGGTALKKLFFGDYRFSEDLDYSAIKAPKGKALMTAMESAGQEAKHLLLEQGPFEVVLRRYEERDPHPHGQEAFTFHVQFPWHPSPLCRIKVEVFHDEPVILPPDERLLIHGYDENLAVRVRGYQLMEIVAEKLRTLLQTHSKLTTRGWNRPRARDYYDLWRLFSTYGKTLSPERLLPLLRKKCQHRKVGFRAVNDFFTDELISEARTHWQGTLGAFVADLPPLDEVLGDLRNELAKLTTMEREPKKK
- a CDS encoding AAA family ATPase translates to MISRSITSLLARSKKHILLLGPRQTGKSTLVSSLDPDLTLNLAHEPTYLDFLRNPRELEERLAASPSARTIFIDEVQRLPSLLNTIQSLVDRQGNSRRFLLTGSSARKLRRGHANLLPGRVHTYTLGPLISLELGYAVSLSKALSLGTLPGVWTDPDQNSAQKTLRSYAGTYLKEEIQAEGLARNLEGFARFLNIAAAASGQFLDLSKLASAAQVPRQSAVRFFEILEDCLIVLRIDAFAKSEHRRLVQHPRFYFFDVGVLNGLLGNFHVSPDRRGSLFEHWVVTQLMHTAQALDVEVRWSSYRTESGAEVDLILERGHELCAIEVKSSTQIGSNDLRGLRSFGDYHRKPHRKMVLYAGEHRKRWGDIELWPWAEGIRELFTSRSIPFMG
- a CDS encoding radical SAM protein; amino-acid sequence: MKIKLIAPARKPEYGEDFWDIGTAVRLHGKKTGGPYLSLYILAALTPDNVEVAITDERIEQINFNERVDLVGITVVTSLANRAYEIADEYRKRGIPVILGGIHVSLLPEEAIQHCDSVVIGEAEELWGQVVEDFQKGKLERFYRASAFPELTQSPIPKWDFLEPKAYSYFTLQIGRGCPFDCDFCMVKRFNGRVYRHKEIERVISEIKLLKKLDPEKLIFFTDDNILAIPPFTKELLSRLIPLKMKAWWCQSSVNRLKDDRMLDLMYQAGCRVIFVGIESVSQKSIDSMNKGAVNKVDEYKDVIRKVHSHKMAVFGSFVFGNDTDDKTIFEETIKFIDETNIGFAMINILTPPPGSRLFTRLEQENRIFHWEWWRYNTDTVCFQPKQMTPDQLYAGRHRVLNQIYSYDSLYKRWDALWSQGVLCRQKKGFFAFCTKGRLLFTLLSLCSTDFKRMRFILRSLWNKNLSSVASVDLGLSFHDYAYRFINKAHSKGLKSSFSSIS